One segment of Pseudomonas sp. FP2196 DNA contains the following:
- a CDS encoding TetR family transcriptional regulator — protein MLPRAEQKQQTRNALMDAARHLMESGRGFGSLSLREVTKTAGIVPTGFYRHFADMDELGLVLVSEVGQTFRETIRLVRHNEFVMGGIIDASVRIFLDVVSANRSQFLFLAREQYGGSLPVRQAIGRLRENISSDLAADLTMMPKLQHLDAAGLSVMADLIVKSVFATLPDIIDPPAEALPEHLTPQAKITQQLRFIFIGLKHWQGLGSTE, from the coding sequence ATGCTGCCCCGCGCCGAACAGAAACAACAGACCCGCAACGCCCTGATGGATGCTGCCCGCCACTTGATGGAAAGCGGCCGGGGATTCGGCAGCCTCAGCCTGCGCGAAGTGACGAAAACCGCCGGCATCGTGCCCACCGGTTTCTATCGGCATTTTGCCGACATGGACGAACTCGGTCTGGTGCTGGTCAGCGAAGTCGGCCAGACCTTTCGCGAAACCATCCGCCTGGTACGCCATAACGAATTCGTCATGGGCGGCATCATTGATGCGTCGGTGCGGATCTTTCTCGATGTGGTCAGCGCCAACCGTTCGCAGTTTTTATTTCTCGCTCGCGAGCAGTACGGCGGCTCGCTGCCGGTGCGCCAGGCGATTGGCCGTCTGCGTGAGAACATCAGCTCCGACCTTGCGGCCGACCTGACAATGATGCCCAAGCTTCAGCATCTGGACGCGGCCGGGTTGAGCGTGATGGCGGATCTGATCGTCAAATCGGTGTTTGCCACCCTGCCGGACATCATCGACCCGCCCGCCGAAGCCTTGCCGGAGCATCTGACCCCGCAGGCAAAGATCACCCAGCAATTGCGCTTCATCTTTATCGGGCTCAAGCACTGGCAAGGGCTCGGTAGTACCGAATAA
- a CDS encoding AsmA family protein — MTRTGKIFTWTFAILLLLLAVLVLIIVFFDWNRIKPPLNAKVSEELHRPFAINGNLAVIWQREPEEGGWRAWVPWPHVVAEDLSLGNPDWSQKPQMVTLKRVELRISPLALLTQRVAIPRIDLTEPNAELQRLADGRANWTFKFDPKDPNAEPSNWVVDIGAIKFDKGHVTLDDQTLKTHLDVLIDPLGKPIPFSEIVGDKAAKTAQDKGGAPQDYAFALKVKGQYHGQNLTGQGKIGGLLALQDASKPFPLQARAKIGDTSIELAGTLTDPLNLGALDLRLKLAGASLGNLYPLTGVTLPDTPPYSTDGHLIAKLHDEAGAKFTYEKFNGKIGGSDIHGDLTYVASQPRPKLSGALLSNQLLFADLAPLIGADSNDKQKARGGESKQPADKVLPVEEFKTDRWRAMDADVEFTGKRIVHSEKLPFNDLYTHLKLNDGELSLEPLRFGVAGGNLDAQIRLNGRTEPLEGRAKLTARRFKLKELFPTFEPMKTSFGELNGDADITGRGNSVAKLLGGANGNLKMLINDGAISRELMELAGLNVGNYVVGKIFGDKEVKINCAAADFDIKTGLATTRLFVFDTENAIIYIDGTANMATEQLDLTVTPESKGWRLISLRSPLYVRGKFIKPDAGVKAVPLLLRGAGMVALGVIAAPAAGLLALVAPSGGEPNQCAPLLEQMKAGKAPVTVKPSK; from the coding sequence ATGACGCGCACTGGAAAAATCTTCACCTGGACCTTCGCCATCCTCTTATTGCTACTGGCCGTACTGGTGCTGATCATTGTGTTCTTCGACTGGAACCGCATCAAACCGCCGCTCAACGCCAAAGTCTCGGAAGAACTGCACCGACCCTTTGCCATCAACGGCAACCTCGCGGTGATCTGGCAGCGGGAGCCGGAGGAGGGCGGTTGGCGCGCCTGGGTGCCGTGGCCGCACGTGGTCGCCGAGGATTTGAGCCTGGGTAATCCGGACTGGTCGCAGAAGCCGCAGATGGTCACGCTCAAGCGCGTTGAGTTGCGTATTTCGCCGCTGGCGTTGTTGACGCAACGGGTGGCGATCCCGCGTATTGACCTGACCGAACCCAACGCCGAATTGCAGCGTCTGGCCGATGGCCGGGCCAACTGGACATTCAAGTTTGATCCGAAAGATCCGAACGCCGAGCCTTCGAACTGGGTTGTCGACATCGGTGCCATCAAGTTCGACAAGGGTCACGTCACGCTTGATGACCAGACGCTCAAGACCCATCTCGATGTGTTGATCGATCCGCTGGGCAAGCCGATTCCGTTCAGCGAAATCGTCGGCGACAAAGCGGCGAAAACCGCGCAGGACAAGGGAGGCGCACCGCAGGACTACGCTTTTGCCTTGAAGGTCAAAGGCCAGTATCACGGCCAGAACCTCACCGGCCAGGGCAAGATCGGCGGGCTCTTGGCCTTGCAGGACGCGAGCAAGCCGTTCCCGCTGCAAGCCCGGGCGAAAATCGGCGACACCAGTATCGAGCTGGCCGGCACCCTGACCGACCCGCTCAACCTCGGCGCCCTCGATCTGCGTCTGAAACTGGCCGGCGCCAGCCTCGGCAACCTTTATCCGTTGACTGGTGTGACCCTGCCGGATACGCCGCCTTACTCCACCGATGGCCACCTGATCGCCAAGCTGCATGACGAGGCTGGCGCGAAATTCACTTATGAAAAATTCAACGGCAAGATCGGCGGTAGCGACATCCATGGTGACCTGACCTACGTTGCCAGCCAGCCACGGCCAAAACTCAGCGGCGCGCTGTTGTCCAATCAACTGCTGTTCGCCGACTTGGCGCCATTGATCGGCGCCGACTCCAACGACAAGCAAAAGGCCCGCGGCGGCGAGAGCAAGCAACCAGCGGACAAAGTGCTGCCGGTGGAAGAGTTCAAGACTGACCGCTGGCGCGCAATGGACGCCGATGTCGAATTCACCGGCAAGCGCATCGTCCACAGTGAAAAACTGCCGTTCAACGATCTTTATACCCACCTGAAACTCAACGATGGCGAGCTCAGCCTGGAACCGCTGCGCTTCGGTGTGGCTGGCGGCAATCTGGACGCGCAGATACGCCTTAACGGTCGTACCGAACCGCTGGAAGGCCGGGCCAAACTGACGGCGCGCAGGTTCAAGCTCAAGGAGCTGTTCCCGACCTTCGAACCGATGAAAACCAGTTTCGGCGAGCTCAATGGCGATGCGGATATCACCGGTCGCGGTAACTCGGTGGCCAAGCTGCTGGGCGGCGCGAATGGCAATCTGAAGATGCTGATCAACGACGGTGCAATCAGCCGTGAGTTGATGGAACTGGCGGGGCTTAACGTCGGTAACTACGTGGTCGGCAAGATCTTTGGCGACAAGGAAGTGAAGATTAATTGCGCGGCGGCGGACTTCGACATCAAGACGGGGTTGGCCACCACGCGGCTGTTTGTTTTCGATACCGAGAACGCGATCATCTACATCGATGGCACGGCGAACATGGCCACCGAGCAATTGGACCTGACGGTGACGCCGGAATCCAAAGGCTGGCGTTTGATATCCCTGCGTTCGCCGCTGTACGTGCGCGGCAAGTTCATCAAACCGGATGCCGGGGTCAAAGCGGTGCCGCTGTTGCTGCGCGGGGCGGGGATGGTCGCACTGGGTGTGATTGCCGCACCGGCGGCCGGGCTGCTGGCGCTGGTGGCGCCGAGTGGCGGGGAACCTAATCAGTGTGCGCCG
- a CDS encoding HupE/UreJ family protein — translation MTLKRILGAVALLLTPALAFAHPGHGDSGLIAGISHPIGGLDHLLAMIAVGLWAAQQQGAARWALPCTFVGTMLMGGMLGFEGLELPALESGIAASVLALGLAVALAVRPPLVMAVAATALFALFHGVAHGLELPEMSSPWAYAAGFVAATAALHAAGYAVVRFLPQAAAPLVRLAGAASAVTGAWLLAG, via the coding sequence ATGACACTCAAACGCATTCTTGGCGCCGTGGCGCTGCTGCTGACCCCGGCACTGGCCTTCGCTCACCCCGGGCATGGCGACAGCGGTTTGATCGCCGGTATCAGCCATCCGATCGGCGGCCTTGATCATTTGCTGGCGATGATTGCCGTCGGTTTGTGGGCAGCGCAGCAGCAAGGTGCGGCACGTTGGGCGTTGCCGTGTACGTTCGTTGGCACCATGCTGATGGGCGGCATGCTGGGTTTTGAAGGGCTGGAGTTGCCAGCGCTGGAAAGCGGGATTGCCGCGTCGGTACTGGCGCTCGGCCTGGCCGTTGCGTTGGCGGTGCGTCCGCCACTGGTGATGGCGGTGGCGGCCACGGCGTTGTTTGCATTGTTCCATGGTGTCGCGCATGGCCTGGAATTGCCGGAAATGAGCAGTCCTTGGGCGTATGCGGCGGGTTTCGTGGCTGCCACTGCTGCACTGCATGCCGCCGGTTATGCGGTGGTTCGTTTTCTGCCTCAAGCTGCTGCACCGTTGGTGCGCCTCGCTGGTGCTGCCTCGGCGGTGACCGGTGCTTGGTTGCTGGCAGGCTGA
- a CDS encoding AGE family epimerase/isomerase, with product MPHASRSKSLPELTALFSEVQQHFLNVIVPLWQGPGWNADMALPYEALDAAHQPLPPQRYRAMACARQLYLFSSLIGVVDNAEVRAAALFRSLQRHFHDAEHGGWFYSIDPQGKPLDQRKDLYTHAFILFACAHYWEKSREPLVESTLNAALEVIGRRFATGDGLYEACLERDWITLQTGPLQNPLMHLAEAFLATLAVREDAATQLALNELCTAMHKRFVDPQHGVLMEKPLGAVDNWYEPGHQFEWYFLLESSQLLRGSKLHTALDKAFAFTEQFGVVQPSGAVRAMLDLEMDGRPKDSTQRIWAQAEYLRALTLRPDSEALVLRQLQALQQRFLHGGGWRECRDEQGEVSRKDMPSTTPYHLATCYSGLAEYLR from the coding sequence ATGCCCCACGCTTCTCGCTCCAAATCCCTGCCTGAATTGACCGCCCTGTTCAGTGAGGTGCAACAGCACTTTTTGAACGTGATCGTGCCCCTATGGCAAGGCCCGGGCTGGAACGCCGACATGGCGTTGCCTTATGAAGCGCTGGACGCTGCGCACCAACCACTGCCACCACAACGCTATCGGGCGATGGCATGCGCGCGGCAGCTGTATCTGTTTTCCAGCCTGATCGGCGTTGTGGACAACGCCGAAGTCCGCGCGGCAGCGCTGTTCCGCTCCCTGCAACGGCATTTCCATGATGCCGAGCATGGCGGCTGGTTCTACAGCATCGATCCGCAGGGCAAACCGCTGGATCAGCGCAAGGATCTCTACACCCACGCCTTTATCCTGTTTGCCTGCGCGCATTATTGGGAAAAGTCCCGCGAGCCGCTGGTGGAGTCGACGCTGAACGCCGCACTGGAAGTCATCGGCCGACGCTTTGCCACCGGCGACGGCTTGTATGAGGCGTGCCTTGAGCGTGACTGGATCACGCTACAAACCGGCCCGCTGCAAAACCCGCTGATGCACTTGGCCGAGGCTTTCCTCGCCACCCTTGCCGTACGCGAAGACGCGGCAACGCAACTGGCCCTGAACGAGTTGTGCACAGCCATGCACAAGCGCTTCGTCGACCCGCAACATGGCGTGTTGATGGAAAAGCCGCTGGGAGCTGTGGATAACTGGTACGAGCCGGGGCATCAGTTCGAATGGTATTTCCTGCTGGAGTCTTCCCAGCTGTTACGCGGGTCGAAACTGCATACGGCGCTGGACAAGGCTTTCGCGTTTACCGAGCAATTCGGCGTGGTACAGCCGTCCGGCGCGGTGCGGGCCATGCTTGATCTGGAAATGGACGGACGCCCGAAAGATTCGACCCAGCGGATCTGGGCTCAGGCTGAATACCTGCGCGCGCTAACGTTGCGCCCGGACAGCGAAGCGTTGGTGCTGCGCCAGTTGCAGGCGTTGCAGCAGCGTTTCCTGCATGGCGGTGGCTGGCGTGAGTGCCGCGATGAACAGGGCGAAGTCAGCCGCAAGGATATGCCGTCGACGACGCCGTATCACCTTGCAACTTGCTACAGCGGCCTGGCTGAATATCTTCGCTGA
- a CDS encoding urease accessory protein UreF encodes MNPAWALLRLASPQLPIGGYSYSQGLEMAVDNGRVNNPDSARRWISDQLLLNLARFEAPLLLAHCQAAAEENWDELLRICETHRASRETRELHLESRQMGYSLQQLLNGLPELDAPARHFLDQCTEPHLALGWSLAARAWGISPQDALAAWLWSWLENQLAVLMKTLPLGQQAAQRLTSELLPLLQQAQQDATRINPEHIGSAAFGLSLACMAHERQYSRLFRS; translated from the coding sequence GTGAATCCGGCCTGGGCGCTGCTGCGCCTGGCCAGTCCGCAATTGCCGATTGGCGGCTACAGCTATTCGCAAGGCCTGGAAATGGCGGTGGATAACGGCCGCGTGAACAACCCGGACAGCGCCCGCCGCTGGATCAGTGATCAACTGCTGCTCAACCTCGCCCGCTTCGAGGCGCCGTTGCTGCTTGCCCATTGTCAGGCCGCCGCTGAGGAAAACTGGGACGAGTTACTGCGCATCTGCGAAACCCACCGCGCCAGCCGCGAGACCCGCGAGCTGCATCTGGAGAGTCGGCAGATGGGCTATTCGTTGCAGCAACTGCTCAACGGCTTGCCTGAACTGGACGCGCCGGCGCGCCACTTTCTCGATCAATGCACCGAGCCGCACCTGGCTCTTGGCTGGTCTCTGGCGGCCCGCGCCTGGGGCATCAGCCCGCAGGACGCCCTTGCCGCCTGGCTGTGGAGCTGGCTGGAAAACCAGCTCGCCGTATTGATGAAAACCTTGCCGCTGGGTCAGCAAGCCGCCCAGCGCCTGACCAGCGAACTGCTGCCGCTGCTGCAACAAGCCCAGCAGGACGCCACCCGAATCAACCCCGAACACATCGGCAGTGCCGCGTTCGGTCTGTCCCTGGCGTGCATGGCCCATGAGCGCCAGTACAGCCGACTGTTCCGTTCCTAG
- the ureG gene encoding urease accessory protein UreG — protein sequence MNTQPLRVGIGGPVGSGKTALTLALCLALRERYNLAVVTNDIYTREDADFLVRNEALAPERIIGVETGGCPHTAIREDASINLEAVDQLNRRFPGLDLILVESGGDNLSATFSPELSDLTIYVIDVSAGDKLPRKGGPGICKSDLLVINKIDLAPLVGASLEMMDSDTKRMRNGKPFVFSNQKTGQGLEDIIAFIERQGLLNAA from the coding sequence ATGAACACACAACCTCTGCGCGTCGGCATCGGCGGCCCGGTCGGTTCCGGCAAAACCGCGTTGACCCTGGCCCTGTGTCTGGCGCTGCGCGAGCGCTACAACCTCGCCGTGGTGACCAACGACATCTACACCCGCGAGGACGCGGACTTTCTGGTGCGCAACGAAGCGCTGGCACCGGAACGCATCATCGGCGTGGAAACCGGCGGCTGTCCGCACACGGCGATCCGCGAGGACGCTTCGATCAACCTCGAAGCGGTGGATCAGTTGAACCGGCGCTTCCCGGGGCTGGATCTGATTCTGGTGGAGTCCGGTGGTGACAACCTCTCGGCGACCTTCAGCCCGGAGCTGTCCGACCTGACCATCTACGTGATCGACGTTTCGGCCGGCGACAAGCTGCCGCGCAAGGGCGGGCCGGGTATTTGCAAGTCCGACCTGCTGGTGATCAACAAGATCGACCTCGCACCGCTGGTAGGCGCCTCGCTGGAGATGATGGACAGCGACACAAAACGCATGCGCAACGGCAAGCCGTTCGTGTTCAGCAACCAGAAAACCGGTCAGGGCCTGGAAGACATCATCGCCTTCATCGAACGCCAGGGCCTGCTGAACGCAGCCTGA
- the ureE gene encoding urease accessory protein UreE yields the protein MLVIHRRIDPQPVWAAELHLTFEARSKSRLRCFSAENEDVGLFLERGQPPLYDGECLQAEDGRIVRVCARPEQLLHVTCANAFELTRAAYHLGNRHVALQVGDGWLRLLDDYVLKAMLEQLGAQVEAIEAPFQPEHGAYGGGHHHSRHGDEDFNYAPKLHQFGVRL from the coding sequence ATGCTGGTGATTCATCGCAGAATCGACCCTCAACCCGTCTGGGCCGCCGAGTTGCACCTGACCTTCGAAGCACGTAGCAAAAGCCGTTTGCGCTGTTTCAGTGCCGAGAACGAAGACGTCGGGTTGTTTTTGGAGCGCGGTCAGCCGCCGTTGTATGACGGCGAATGCCTACAGGCTGAAGACGGCCGAATCGTCCGTGTCTGCGCCCGCCCCGAGCAACTGCTGCACGTCACCTGCGCCAATGCTTTCGAACTGACCCGCGCCGCGTATCACTTGGGCAATCGCCACGTCGCCCTGCAAGTCGGCGATGGCTGGCTGCGGTTGCTCGACGATTACGTGCTCAAAGCCATGCTTGAACAGCTTGGCGCGCAGGTCGAAGCCATTGAAGCACCGTTCCAGCCGGAACACGGTGCCTACGGCGGCGGCCATCACCATTCGCGACACGGCGACGAAGACTTCAACTACGCGCCCAAACTCCACCAGTTCGGCGTACGTCTGTGA